A single genomic interval of Adhaeribacter pallidiroseus harbors:
- the guaA gene encoding glutamine-hydrolyzing GMP synthase: MPEKILILDFGSQYTQLIARRVRELNVYCEIHPFNKVPLITPDIKGVILSGSPCSVRDQDYPNPDLNEYLGAIPVLGVCYGAQLLAFENGGDVIASTIREYGRARLSEVHATNRLLKEITIGSQVWMSHGDTIKHIPENFEIIASTDTVAVAAYKVAGQETYGIQFHPEVTHTTEGKTVLRNFVVHICGCQQDWTPDQFIETTVEDLRNLIGNDKVVLGLSGGVDSSVAAMLIHQAIGKNLYCIFVDNGLLRHDEFQSVLDSYQHMGLNVKGVNAKASFYTALAGLTDPELKRKAIGRVFIEVFDQEAHQIEDVKWLAQGTIYPDVIESVSVKGPSVTIKSHHNVGGLPDFMKLKVVEPLKALFKDEVRLVGKTLNIDDLILSRHPFPGPGLAIRIIGDITPQKVQILQQVDHIFISGLRTSGLYNEVWQAGAMLLPVQSVGVMGDERTYENVVALRAVTSVDGMTADWAHLPYEFLANVSNEIINKVKGVNRVVYDISSKPPATIEWE, encoded by the coding sequence CGCAATACACCCAATTAATTGCCCGCCGGGTTCGCGAACTTAATGTTTACTGCGAAATTCATCCTTTTAATAAAGTACCACTCATTACTCCGGATATTAAAGGCGTTATCTTATCGGGCAGCCCTTGCTCCGTGCGCGACCAAGACTACCCGAATCCGGATTTAAACGAATATTTAGGCGCTATTCCGGTGTTGGGCGTTTGCTACGGTGCTCAGCTCTTGGCCTTTGAGAACGGGGGCGATGTAATTGCTTCCACTATTCGCGAGTACGGCCGGGCGCGGCTTAGCGAGGTGCACGCTACTAATCGTTTGTTAAAAGAAATAACCATTGGCTCGCAGGTCTGGATGTCGCATGGCGATACCATTAAGCATATTCCGGAAAATTTTGAAATTATTGCCTCTACCGATACCGTAGCAGTAGCCGCTTACAAGGTTGCCGGCCAGGAAACGTACGGCATTCAATTTCACCCGGAAGTAACGCATACCACCGAAGGTAAAACCGTATTGCGCAACTTTGTGGTGCACATTTGCGGCTGCCAACAAGACTGGACCCCCGACCAGTTTATTGAAACTACCGTAGAGGATCTGCGGAATTTAATTGGCAACGATAAAGTAGTACTGGGCTTATCCGGCGGCGTAGATTCTTCCGTGGCCGCCATGCTCATCCACCAGGCCATCGGGAAAAACTTGTATTGTATTTTCGTGGATAACGGCTTGCTGCGCCACGATGAATTTCAAAGCGTGCTGGACTCGTACCAACATATGGGCTTAAATGTAAAAGGCGTAAATGCCAAAGCCAGTTTTTACACCGCATTAGCCGGCCTTACTGATCCCGAATTGAAACGCAAAGCCATTGGCCGGGTATTTATTGAAGTTTTTGACCAGGAAGCTCACCAGATTGAAGATGTAAAATGGCTAGCGCAAGGTACCATTTACCCCGATGTTATAGAATCTGTTTCGGTAAAAGGCCCTTCGGTTACCATTAAATCGCATCATAACGTAGGCGGCTTACCCGACTTCATGAAGCTGAAAGTGGTAGAACCACTCAAAGCTTTATTTAAAGACGAAGTACGCCTGGTAGGTAAAACGTTAAATATTGATGATTTAATTTTAAGCCGCCATCCTTTCCCCGGCCCCGGGTTAGCTATCCGGATTATTGGCGATATCACCCCCCAAAAAGTACAGATCTTGCAACAGGTAGATCATATTTTTATTTCGGGTTTGCGCACCTCCGGCTTATACAACGAGGTGTGGCAAGCCGGCGCCATGTTGCTGCCGGTACAAAGCGTGGGCGTAATGGGCGACGAACGCACTTACGAAAACGTGGTAGCTTTACGCGCCGTAACCAGCGTAGACGGCATGACCGCCGACTGGGCGCATTTACCGTATGAGTTTTTAGCGAACGTATCGAACGAAATTATCAACAAAGTAAAAGGCGTAAACCGGGTCGTGTACGATATCAGCTCAAAACCACCGGCTACCATAGAGTGGGAATAG